ATATTAGAGTTGAACATACATTGTCTTCATCAATCTCATCGCgtctcatctcatctcgtctagaaaatttttcaaaaaagaaacatcAATGCGTAATAAATGATATTAACACACGTgaccaataataacataaGAAGTTTGCAGCgtatatagatataaatAGCACTGCTTTTGCAATTAGAACATATGGCATCTACTTTATAACATTGAAGGCTATTTAGCGTATTACTTTGACGTCTTTTTTGCATATGACGCccttcttttaatttttaCAATTATTAAGCCTGTAAGCGAAACAATCGAGTGTTAATAAACAATTATGTGTAAATTAGCAAGTTAAACTCCTGTGGGTTTCATAAATAACAATTATGTTGAAATAATTCCTAGATGCTTCGAAAATGAGTAGAATTATTGTCCAATTATCAGATTTGAATACTTTTATAGCCGATCTTACGGATTCGAACGAACTAACTCTAGTCCGTATGTTTGCTCAATACCAAGGCACCACCGCACCTGTGTCTGGCTGCATGTCACCAGTAATAGCATTCAGAACTATACCAGATTTTGATCTACAACAAGAAAATGATAGATTGCATGAGTTCGCATTGGATGAGAAATGTTATCAAGAGGAATTCATAGACAGGTCACCGCCTCAGAAGGGTGAGATCCTTGATATACACTGTGGAATACAATCTGGACAAACAGAAATAATACACCTCAAGCGCATTACTTTAAAAGATCTGAACAGACTACGTGATTTTATGTCAACTGAAGTTGGTAAAGATTTTGCGCGGTTTACCGGCATCTGAGGAAGTGGGTACCTTTTATTTATGTCCCTGTTTTTGCTTAAAAATTTCATAAGCTGTCATCAAACTCATAGCATGGTTCATCGGGAAAATTATATTATGGGAAACAAACATAACAAAGAATATGTATAAGATGAGATAATTGAGCATGCTCGTGTTctgttcaatttcttttgaagctgaagaagatcaTTTCTTGAAGTACAAAGCAGGAATTACTTGGCtccaaaattgaaatttgtCATATATGCAACAATGGAAATATATAGGAAGGTTCGACAAACAATTCTATTTGAAGATCCTTGTTTGTAGATAGAGATATGATCAAATTGCaactttaataaaatcattAAGGGAGTAGAAGTGACTACTCAATTAAGTGAATCCAATCTTTGGCTGCAACATACAAAGATTCCTTAATGTTACAACTTGCAAATGCCATTCATATACAAAcgtatattattataccCAGGTcttattcaatatataaAGAATTAATACATTGCATTTATATTCAATAGATAGATGAGATGACAGGTTTCATAACGCTATAATAAACTGCTTGCTAGTTCATAACCGAAAGTGTGATTACATGGGGTCTCAGACAGTTATGAAAGGGAACCATATTGGAATAATATCAACCTTTGTCAGCAAACTCGACGGCCTGATAGTAGGCTGGCGATTCCTGTCGCGAAATATTAAATCAGAAGTCGTAAGTTAGAAAAATATCACATTTTTTGGTCCATATTAAGTAAAAAACATCACTAATATAAAACGTGTGTGCATTTTTCAGTCTATTATACACAATGCTAATTATCTCTTAAGTGCCCAATAATTCAGAAACTAATCTTGGAGGCcttctttctgtttttcAGCAAAACCTTCACCttctgttcttcttcttgttctgATTCTTCCTCCGATTCTACAGACATTTGTTCATCGCTGTCCATCtcaacttca
This Eremothecium cymbalariae DBVPG#7215 chromosome 5, complete sequence DNA region includes the following protein-coding sequences:
- a CDS encoding uncharacterized protein (similar to Ashbya gossypii ADR348C), encoding MSRIIVQLSDLNTFIADLTDSNELTLVRMFAQYQGTTAPVSGCMSPVIAFRTIPDFDLQQENDRLHEFALDEKCYQEEFIDRSPPQKGEILDIHCGIQSGQTEIIHLKRITLKDLNRLRDFMSTEVGKDFARFTGI